A single genomic interval of Helianthus annuus cultivar XRQ/B chromosome 13, HanXRQr2.0-SUNRISE, whole genome shotgun sequence harbors:
- the LOC110900452 gene encoding putative F-box protein At3g24700 — translation MADLPIETIFEILTRVPAKVVGRSRSVCKEWYALLSTRDFIRVHCSRSLVSSNQRVLLIDDLTCSVHPIIFQSYDYGPRSIVTLPFDHQNNDVSILSHLNGLLCVCLNHTNELLLWNPTTTAFKRLSTSDSLGIYINNLDAVGLYADDADDYKVLHIKRRCGVYESYVYSRELNFWRNIPFLTRQEYLSPNFYWSPGTFCGGTLYFTLCECWVGGTNVVICFDINSEQFKEISFPPVPSTGFVQGVLVNVKNELHMFATTGWFEITIDLWTLKEDYWIKVLSCPPIPPISLSLWGDITHYVTNGNWFVMTKLGKLFTIEMDTKPFEILYPVTWFRGYKGAVFVETVVSPSI, via the coding sequence ATGGCTGACCTTCCTATTGAAACAATATTTGAGATATTAACGAGGGTGCCAGCGAAGGTCGTAGGACGTTCTAGGAGTGTTTGCAAGGAATGGTATGCGTTGCTGTCAACTCGAGATTTCATAAGGGTACATTGTTCTCGCTCATTAGTTTCATCTAACCAGAGAGTTCTCTTAATTGACGACCTAACATGCTCTGTTCATCCGATCATCTTTCAATCCTATGATTATGGGCCAAGGTCAATAGTTACATTACCATTCGACCACCAAAATAATGATGTGTCAATACTTTCACATTTGAATGGATTGTTGTGTGTTTGCTTGAATCATACAAACGAGTTGcttctttggaatccaacaacTACTGCTTTCAAGCGTTTGTCAACATCTGATTCTCTTGGAATCTATATAAATAATCTTGATGCCGTTGGTTTGTATGCTGATGATGCCGATGATTACAAGGTCTTGCATATCAAGCGTAGGTGTGGTGTATATGAAAGCTATGTTTATTCTAGGGAATTAAACTTTTGGAGAAATATTCCTTTCTTAACAAGACAAGAGTACCTTAGCCCCAATTTCTATTGGTCACCAGGCACATTTTGTGGTGGTACTCTGTATTTCACTCTTTGCGAATGTTGGGTTGGAGGTACAAATGTGGTGATTTGTTTTGATATTAATTCAGAGCAGTTCAAGGAGATAAGCTTTCCACCTGTTCCATCTACGGGATTTGTTCAAGGTGTTTTAGTGAATGTAAAAAATGAGCTTCACATGTTTGCTACGACTGGCTGGTTTGAGATAACAATTGACCTGTGGACGCTAAAAGAGGATTACTGGATTAAGGTCTTATCGTGTCCTCCGATCCCCCCAATATCATTGTCATTGTGGGGCGATATAACACATTACGTGACGAATGGTAATTGGTTTGTGATGACTAAATTAGGGAAGCTTTTTACTATTGAAATGGATACGAAGCCCTTCGAAATTCTTTATCCAGTTACTTGGTTTCGTGGTTATAAGGGTGCGGTGTTTGTGGAGACCGTTGTTTCACCAAGTATTTAG